In Malania oleifera isolate guangnan ecotype guangnan chromosome 8, ASM2987363v1, whole genome shotgun sequence, a single window of DNA contains:
- the LOC131162833 gene encoding patatin-like protein 2 isoform X1, which yields MEATAYRKSRSFHLQPPTFGDLITILSIDGGGIRGIIPGILLSFLESELQKLDGEGARIADYFDVLAGTSTGGLVTAMLASPGGDGRPLFAAKDIKDFYLDNCPKIFPQACSPPFALFAKIIKSLSGPKYDGKHLHGLVKEKLGDTRLHQTLTNVVIPTFDVKHLQPTIFSSYDVRVKNNRNLDACLSDICIGTSAAPTYLPAHHFQTKDPSGKVREFNLIDGGVAANNPTLLAMGEVTKEIKRKNPDFYPIKPMDYGRFLVISLGTGSPKAVEKYTAEDAAKWGVLGWLNHGGSTPLVDVFTEASADMVDVHISTVFQALQSEKNYLRIQDDTLSRVLSSVDVATKENMEELVKVGEGLLKKPVSRVNLDTGIFETAPGDQESNEKALSRFAKILSQERRLRLAKSPQGHATNPK from the exons ATGGAAGCAACAGCATACAGAAAGTCAAGAAGCTTTCACCTACAGCCCCCAACTTTTGGAGACCTAATCACTATTCTCAGCATTGATGGGGGTGGAATACGAGGGATTATCCCAGGAATTCTCCTCAGCTTCCTAGAGTCTGAACTGCAG AAGCTGGACGGTGAAGGTGCAAGAATTGCAGACTACTTTGATGTGCTTGCGGGAACAAGCACGGGGGGTCTTGTGACGGCCATGCTCGCTAGCCCCGGTGGAGATGGCCGCCCATTGTTTGCTGCCAAAGATATCAAGGACTTCTACCTTGACAATTGCCCAAAAATCTTCCCACAAGCTTg TAGTCCGCCATTTGCTTTGTTTGCAAAAATAATCAAATCTCTGTCGGGGCCAAAATACGATGGGAAGCATTTGCACGGCCTTGTGAAGGAAAAACTGGGAGACACCCGTCTGCACCAGACATTAACCAACGTTGTAATCCCAACATTTGACGTCAAGCATCTCCAGCCCACCATCTTCTCTTCCTATGATGTTCGT GTGAAGAACAACAGGAACTTAGATGCCTGTCTCTCGGATATATGCATTGGAACCTCAGCAGCACCCACTTATCTCCCAGCCCACCATTTCCAAACCAAAGATCCCTCAGGAAAAGTCAGAGAATTCAACCTAATAGACGGCGGTGTGGCTGCAAATAATCCc ACTTTACTGGCCATGGGCGAGGTAACAAAGGAGATCAAAAGGAAAAATCCTGATTTCTATCCTATCAAACCGATGGACTATGGCCGATTTCTGGTGATATCCTTGGGCACAGGCTCGCCCAAAGCCGTAGAGAAATACACGGCGGAAGACGCAGCAAAATGGGGTGTACTGGGTTGGTTGAACCACGGTGGTTCCACCCCCTTAGTGGACGTGTTCACCGAAGCAAGTGCCGACATGGTCGACGTCCACATTTCCACTGTTTTCCAAGCCCTTCAATCCGAAAAAAATTACCTTCGAATACAG GACGACACGTTAAGCAGGGTGTTGTCTTCGGTTGATGTAGCCACGAAAGAGAATATGGAAGAGCTTGTGAAAGTTGGTGAGGGATTGCTAAAGAAACCAGTTTCCAGGGTGAATTTGGATACGGGCATCTTCGAGACTGCTCCTGGTGATCAAGAATCTAATGAGAAAGCACTCAGCAG GTTTGCTAAAATACTATCGCAAGAGAGAAGGCTCCGTCTTGCCAAATCACCACAAGGACATGCAACAAATCCCAAATAA
- the LOC131162797 gene encoding patatin-like protein 2 — MRIEETQERPRARGESLRVEAREPCRTGVKKTPSLDARLADICIGTSAAPTYLPAFHFKNCDTDGNARTFNLIDGGVAANNPALVAMSQVTKQVFDENPYFFPIKPMDYGRFLVISIGTGCPKIQQKYDAKMAAKWGTLGWLLHGGSTPLVDVFTQASADMVDFHISVLFQALHSENNYLRIQEDALTGKDASVDVATKESLKKLVKIGERLLKKPMSWVNLETGLSEPVENGGTNEEALKRFAKLLSEERRLQMTKSQQPNKCAK; from the exons atgaggaTTGAGGAGACTCAGGAGAGGCCGAGGGCGAGGGGTGAGAGCTTGAGAGTGGAGGCTCGAGAGCCGTGTCGTACTGGC GTGAAGAAGACACCAAGTTTGGATGCTCGACTGGCTGACATATGCATCGGCACCTCCGCTGCTCCAACTTACCTTCCTGCCTTTCACTTCAAGAACTGCGACACCGATGGAAATGCCCGCACATTCAATCTTATCGATGGTGGTGTTGCTGCAAATAATCCG GCTTTAGTGGCAATGAGCCAAGTAACGAAGCAAGTGTTCGATGAAAATCCATATTTCTTCCCAATTAAGCCAATGGACTATGGTAGGTTTCTGGTGATATCCATAGGGACGGGGTGCCCCAAGATCCAGCAGAAGTATGATGCGAAGATGGCAGCCAAGTGGGGGACGCTGGGGTGGCTGCTTCACGGCGGCTCCACCCCTTTAGTGGATGTCTTCACCCAGGCCAGCGCCGACATGGTTGATTTCCACATATCCGTCCTCTTCCAAGCCCTTCATTCCGAAAACAACTACCTCCGAATTCAA GAGGACGCACTCACCGGGAAAGACGCATCCGTCGATGTTGCCACAAAGGAGAGCTTGAAGAAGCTTGTAAAGATTGGGGAGAGGCTATTAAAGAAGCCAATGTCATGGGTTAATTTGGAGACCGGCTTGTCCGAGCCAGTTGAAAATGGTGGCACCAATGAGGAGGCTCTCAAAAG ATTTGCAAAACTACTTTCCGAAGAAAGGAGACTTCAGATGACAAAGTCACAACAACCTAACAAATGCGCTAAATAA
- the LOC131162833 gene encoding patatin-like protein 2 isoform X3: MEATAYRKSRSFHLQPPTFGDLITILSIDGGGIRGIIPGILLSFLESELQKLDGEGARIADYFDVLAGTSTGGLVTAMLASPGGDGRPLFAAKDIKDFYLDNCPKIFPQACSPPFALFAKIIKSLSGPKYDGKHLHGLVKEKLGDTRLHQTLTNVVIPTFDVKHLQPTIFSSYDVRVKNNRNLDACLSDICIGTSAAPTYLPAHHFQTKDPSGKVREFNLIDGGVAANNPTLLAMGEVTKEIKRKNPDFYPIKPMDYGRFLVISLGTGSPKAVEKYTAEDAAKWGVLGWLNHGGSTPLVDVFTEASADMVDVHISTVFQALQSEKNYLRIQDDTLSRVLSSVDVATKENMEELVKVGEGLLKKPVSRVNLDTGIFETAPGDQESNEKALSRSPR; the protein is encoded by the exons ATGGAAGCAACAGCATACAGAAAGTCAAGAAGCTTTCACCTACAGCCCCCAACTTTTGGAGACCTAATCACTATTCTCAGCATTGATGGGGGTGGAATACGAGGGATTATCCCAGGAATTCTCCTCAGCTTCCTAGAGTCTGAACTGCAG AAGCTGGACGGTGAAGGTGCAAGAATTGCAGACTACTTTGATGTGCTTGCGGGAACAAGCACGGGGGGTCTTGTGACGGCCATGCTCGCTAGCCCCGGTGGAGATGGCCGCCCATTGTTTGCTGCCAAAGATATCAAGGACTTCTACCTTGACAATTGCCCAAAAATCTTCCCACAAGCTTg TAGTCCGCCATTTGCTTTGTTTGCAAAAATAATCAAATCTCTGTCGGGGCCAAAATACGATGGGAAGCATTTGCACGGCCTTGTGAAGGAAAAACTGGGAGACACCCGTCTGCACCAGACATTAACCAACGTTGTAATCCCAACATTTGACGTCAAGCATCTCCAGCCCACCATCTTCTCTTCCTATGATGTTCGT GTGAAGAACAACAGGAACTTAGATGCCTGTCTCTCGGATATATGCATTGGAACCTCAGCAGCACCCACTTATCTCCCAGCCCACCATTTCCAAACCAAAGATCCCTCAGGAAAAGTCAGAGAATTCAACCTAATAGACGGCGGTGTGGCTGCAAATAATCCc ACTTTACTGGCCATGGGCGAGGTAACAAAGGAGATCAAAAGGAAAAATCCTGATTTCTATCCTATCAAACCGATGGACTATGGCCGATTTCTGGTGATATCCTTGGGCACAGGCTCGCCCAAAGCCGTAGAGAAATACACGGCGGAAGACGCAGCAAAATGGGGTGTACTGGGTTGGTTGAACCACGGTGGTTCCACCCCCTTAGTGGACGTGTTCACCGAAGCAAGTGCCGACATGGTCGACGTCCACATTTCCACTGTTTTCCAAGCCCTTCAATCCGAAAAAAATTACCTTCGAATACAG GACGACACGTTAAGCAGGGTGTTGTCTTCGGTTGATGTAGCCACGAAAGAGAATATGGAAGAGCTTGTGAAAGTTGGTGAGGGATTGCTAAAGAAACCAGTTTCCAGGGTGAATTTGGATACGGGCATCTTCGAGACTGCTCCTGGTGATCAAGAATCTAATGAGAAAGCACTCAGCAG gagccccagatag
- the LOC131162833 gene encoding patatin-like protein 2 isoform X2, giving the protein MEATAYRKSRSFHLQPPTFGDLITILSIDGGGIRGIIPGILLSFLESELQKLDGEGARIADYFDVLAGTSTGGLVTAMLASPGGDGRPLFAAKDIKDFYLDNCPKIFPQACSPPFALFAKIIKSLSGPKYDGKHLHGLVKEKLGDTRLHQTLTNVVIPTFDVKHLQPTIFSSYDVKNNRNLDACLSDICIGTSAAPTYLPAHHFQTKDPSGKVREFNLIDGGVAANNPTLLAMGEVTKEIKRKNPDFYPIKPMDYGRFLVISLGTGSPKAVEKYTAEDAAKWGVLGWLNHGGSTPLVDVFTEASADMVDVHISTVFQALQSEKNYLRIQDDTLSRVLSSVDVATKENMEELVKVGEGLLKKPVSRVNLDTGIFETAPGDQESNEKALSRFAKILSQERRLRLAKSPQGHATNPK; this is encoded by the exons ATGGAAGCAACAGCATACAGAAAGTCAAGAAGCTTTCACCTACAGCCCCCAACTTTTGGAGACCTAATCACTATTCTCAGCATTGATGGGGGTGGAATACGAGGGATTATCCCAGGAATTCTCCTCAGCTTCCTAGAGTCTGAACTGCAG AAGCTGGACGGTGAAGGTGCAAGAATTGCAGACTACTTTGATGTGCTTGCGGGAACAAGCACGGGGGGTCTTGTGACGGCCATGCTCGCTAGCCCCGGTGGAGATGGCCGCCCATTGTTTGCTGCCAAAGATATCAAGGACTTCTACCTTGACAATTGCCCAAAAATCTTCCCACAAGCTTg TAGTCCGCCATTTGCTTTGTTTGCAAAAATAATCAAATCTCTGTCGGGGCCAAAATACGATGGGAAGCATTTGCACGGCCTTGTGAAGGAAAAACTGGGAGACACCCGTCTGCACCAGACATTAACCAACGTTGTAATCCCAACATTTGACGTCAAGCATCTCCAGCCCACCATCTTCTCTTCCTATGAT GTGAAGAACAACAGGAACTTAGATGCCTGTCTCTCGGATATATGCATTGGAACCTCAGCAGCACCCACTTATCTCCCAGCCCACCATTTCCAAACCAAAGATCCCTCAGGAAAAGTCAGAGAATTCAACCTAATAGACGGCGGTGTGGCTGCAAATAATCCc ACTTTACTGGCCATGGGCGAGGTAACAAAGGAGATCAAAAGGAAAAATCCTGATTTCTATCCTATCAAACCGATGGACTATGGCCGATTTCTGGTGATATCCTTGGGCACAGGCTCGCCCAAAGCCGTAGAGAAATACACGGCGGAAGACGCAGCAAAATGGGGTGTACTGGGTTGGTTGAACCACGGTGGTTCCACCCCCTTAGTGGACGTGTTCACCGAAGCAAGTGCCGACATGGTCGACGTCCACATTTCCACTGTTTTCCAAGCCCTTCAATCCGAAAAAAATTACCTTCGAATACAG GACGACACGTTAAGCAGGGTGTTGTCTTCGGTTGATGTAGCCACGAAAGAGAATATGGAAGAGCTTGTGAAAGTTGGTGAGGGATTGCTAAAGAAACCAGTTTCCAGGGTGAATTTGGATACGGGCATCTTCGAGACTGCTCCTGGTGATCAAGAATCTAATGAGAAAGCACTCAGCAG GTTTGCTAAAATACTATCGCAAGAGAGAAGGCTCCGTCTTGCCAAATCACCACAAGGACATGCAACAAATCCCAAATAA
- the LOC131162833 gene encoding patatin-like protein 2 isoform X4 encodes MEATAYRKSRSFHLQPPTFGDLITILSIDGGGIRGIIPGILLSFLESELQKLDGEGARIADYFDVLAGTSTGGLVTAMLASPGGDGRPLFAAKDIKDFYLDNCPKIFPQACSPPFALFAKIIKSLSGPKYDGKHLHGLVKEKLGDTRLHQTLTNVVIPTFDVKHLQPTIFSSYDVKNNRNLDACLSDICIGTSAAPTYLPAHHFQTKDPSGKVREFNLIDGGVAANNPTLLAMGEVTKEIKRKNPDFYPIKPMDYGRFLVISLGTGSPKAVEKYTAEDAAKWGVLGWLNHGGSTPLVDVFTEASADMVDVHISTVFQALQSEKNYLRIQMRVGK; translated from the exons ATGGAAGCAACAGCATACAGAAAGTCAAGAAGCTTTCACCTACAGCCCCCAACTTTTGGAGACCTAATCACTATTCTCAGCATTGATGGGGGTGGAATACGAGGGATTATCCCAGGAATTCTCCTCAGCTTCCTAGAGTCTGAACTGCAG AAGCTGGACGGTGAAGGTGCAAGAATTGCAGACTACTTTGATGTGCTTGCGGGAACAAGCACGGGGGGTCTTGTGACGGCCATGCTCGCTAGCCCCGGTGGAGATGGCCGCCCATTGTTTGCTGCCAAAGATATCAAGGACTTCTACCTTGACAATTGCCCAAAAATCTTCCCACAAGCTTg TAGTCCGCCATTTGCTTTGTTTGCAAAAATAATCAAATCTCTGTCGGGGCCAAAATACGATGGGAAGCATTTGCACGGCCTTGTGAAGGAAAAACTGGGAGACACCCGTCTGCACCAGACATTAACCAACGTTGTAATCCCAACATTTGACGTCAAGCATCTCCAGCCCACCATCTTCTCTTCCTATGAT GTGAAGAACAACAGGAACTTAGATGCCTGTCTCTCGGATATATGCATTGGAACCTCAGCAGCACCCACTTATCTCCCAGCCCACCATTTCCAAACCAAAGATCCCTCAGGAAAAGTCAGAGAATTCAACCTAATAGACGGCGGTGTGGCTGCAAATAATCCc ACTTTACTGGCCATGGGCGAGGTAACAAAGGAGATCAAAAGGAAAAATCCTGATTTCTATCCTATCAAACCGATGGACTATGGCCGATTTCTGGTGATATCCTTGGGCACAGGCTCGCCCAAAGCCGTAGAGAAATACACGGCGGAAGACGCAGCAAAATGGGGTGTACTGGGTTGGTTGAACCACGGTGGTTCCACCCCCTTAGTGGACGTGTTCACCGAAGCAAGTGCCGACATGGTCGACGTCCACATTTCCACTGTTTTCCAAGCCCTTCAATCCGAAAAAAATTACCTTCGAATACAG ATGCGTGTTGGAAAATAA